The Candidatus Anaeroferrophillus wilburensis DNA segment GTTCGAGCGCAACCTGTTCGATTTCGGCATAGGAAACGGAAAAAAGATCACTGGCCGTTCTATAGCTTTCCCAGGAGACAAAGCCATTCATTGCCGAAGTGTGTAAAAAATCCGAAAGCTCGATAGGCATCTCATCCTCCGCCAATCTGCGGAAAAACAGCGCAGGTATCACCATCATTCAGCTGTTGATCAGGTTCCGCATGCCGACCATTGACCAACAGCACCCCGATCTCTTCTTCCGGCAGGCCAAGATCAGCAAGCACCATGGCCACAGTGGAACCAGGAAAGACCTGCCTGGCCTCCACCTTGAAACGGCCTTCCCGAAAAGAGGCAAACAGTTTAACAACAACCTGCATCATAAGAAACAAAACAAAGGGAGAACCTGCCTCCGGTTAAAAATTCCAGAAAGCATCAATCTCCTCACCGGTAAAATCCCAGGTCGCGTTATGGGGCTGCACCGGTTCGGCGAAAAATTCCGGCAGCCGGTCATCTTCCTTGGTAAAACCGGCAGCCTGGTTGAAAGCCCGTTCGGTCTTGAGAATGGTTTTCCCCAGTTCCATGACGTCATCAATGGTCAGGCTGATGCCGAAACGGGCATTGATCATCTCCACCACTGCCGGCAGCGCCGCTTCGTTGTCCAAGACGGCAAAAGCGACAAAGACGCACAGACCGGTGCTGTCCACCGCCGCGGTGGCAATCTGCAGATTGCGGGACAGCTCCACCTGCCCTTCCTTCTGCAGGGGATCGACAAAGCCGCCGCTTTTGAGGATGTTGGTGGCCACCGTGTAGCCGGCCGTGTGGTCGGCACCCATGGTTGACGTACAGTAGGTAATCCCGATGCCCTTTACGGTTCGCGGGTCATAGGCGGGAATCGCCTGCCCCTTGACCACCGGCACCCGCGTCACCCCATAGGTTCTCCCGGTAATGGCGGCCCCGGCCCCCAAAATCCTGCCCATGGGCGTTGCCGCTTCGATCTCCCCGAGCAACCGGAGAAATCCAGGACCGTCGCCGAAGGGCAGCAGCCCCGCCTCCATGGCCACCCCGATGGTCACCGCGGTTTCAATGGTATCCACGCCAATGTCATCCATCACATGATCGGCCTCAGCCATGATATCAAGATCATCAATGCAGCAATTGGCGCCCATGGCCCAGATCGATTCATATTCAAAACCAGAGGTCACGTAGTTGCCGTCTTTATCGACGAAGACCTGGGAGCACTGGATCACGCAGCCGGGATGACAGCCATGCCGCGGTTTGCCGCCGCGGGCATCGATCAGCTCCCGCATCTTCTCGCCGCTGATCAGATCGTGGGCATCGAACTGGCCGGAGCGGAAATTCTTCGTCGGCAGCCCTCCCACCTCGTTGACGATGTTGATCAGAATATTCGTCCCATAGTTGGGCAGCGCGTCACCGCACACCG contains these protein-coding regions:
- a CDS encoding MoaD/ThiS family protein; the protein is MQVVVKLFASFREGRFKVEARQVFPGSTVAMVLADLGLPEEEIGVLLVNGRHAEPDQQLNDGDTCAVFPQIGGG
- a CDS encoding aldehyde ferredoxin oxidoreductase: MADKIFRVNMTDMTTAVEEVPVDWLGLGGRGLTSAIVAAEVPATCHPLGKDNKLVFAPGLLSGTRAANSGRLSAGAKSPLTGTIKESNAGGTASQIMARMGIKALIIEGLPEKDAFYSLRVTTDGVAISEETALVGKGNFAVVESLGRDVGVLSIGQAGENRMAAANISVMDPDGKLRSLGRGGLGAVMGAKRIKYIVLDPAGAPKTVSLVDEEKFKAAAKVFAKALHDHPVCGDALPNYGTNILINIVNEVGGLPTKNFRSGQFDAHDLISGEKMRELIDARGGKPRHGCHPGCVIQCSQVFVDKDGNYVTSGFEYESIWAMGANCCIDDLDIMAEADHVMDDIGVDTIETAVTIGVAMEAGLLPFGDGPGFLRLLGEIEAATPMGRILGAGAAITGRTYGVTRVPVVKGQAIPAYDPRTVKGIGITYCTSTMGADHTAGYTVATNILKSGGFVDPLQKEGQVELSRNLQIATAAVDSTGLCVFVAFAVLDNEAALPAVVEMINARFGISLTIDDVMELGKTILKTERAFNQAAGFTKEDDRLPEFFAEPVQPHNATWDFTGEEIDAFWNF